The genomic interval CACAGGCTTTCCCGTACGGGGTGAGGACTGCACCGCAGGAGTCGTGGTTGTCATCAGAGGTCCTTCGTCCCGCGCAGCTGCACCACGTAGGCGACGATCATGGTGATCACGGCCATCACGACCGCGACCGCCGCGGAGTAGTTGATCTGCTGGCCGGAGAAGGTCAGCGAGTAGGCGTAGAAGTTCGGAGTGAAGTACGTGGTGATCGCGTTGGGCGCCAGGTTGCGCAGGATGGCCGGCTCGTTGAAGAGCTGGAAGCTGCCGATGATCGAGAAGATCGTGGCGATGACCAGCGCGCCCCGGATGGCCGGGAGCTTGATCGACCGGATGATCCGGACCTGGCCGGCGCCGTCGATGGCGGCCGACTCGTAGAGCGACTTCGGCACCACCTGCAGGGCCGAATAGAAGATCAGCATGTTATAGCCGACGAACGTCCAGGTGGTGATGTTGCCGATCGAGGCCAAGATGAGGCTGGGCTGGAGCGGGTCGGGCAGCGAGATCCCGAGGGCGTCGTTGATGCCGCCGACCAGACCGAACTGCGAGCCGTAGATGAAGCCCCACATCAGCGCGGCGACCACGGCGGGCACGGCGTACGGCAGGAAGATCGAGACGCGGAAGAAGCTCTTGCCGTAGAGGCGGCCGCTGTCCAGGGCGAGGGCGACGAGCAGGGCCAGGAACAACATGATCGGCA from Paractinoplanes brasiliensis carries:
- a CDS encoding carbohydrate ABC transporter permease → MAVPQVAAPPPATRRVRRSYRGWQFVGPFMIVFALVFLAPIAYSIYLSLYRNRLIGGNAFVGLDNYTQALQDPNFWSGVGRVGLFLVVQVPIMLFLALLVALALDSGRLYGKSFFRVSIFLPYAVPAVVAALMWGFIYGSQFGLVGGINDALGISLPDPLQPSLILASIGNITTWTFVGYNMLIFYSALQVVPKSLYESAAIDGAGQVRIIRSIKLPAIRGALVIATIFSIIGSFQLFNEPAILRNLAPNAITTYFTPNFYAYSLTFSGQQINYSAAVAVVMAVITMIVAYVVQLRGTKDL